In Arachis stenosperma cultivar V10309 chromosome 1, arast.V10309.gnm1.PFL2, whole genome shotgun sequence, one DNA window encodes the following:
- the LOC130976730 gene encoding uncharacterized protein LOC130976730 has translation MMFMNKESDPILCRTFPTFFDGATLIWFPNLPEDSISNFNELTDQFVNHFAASKVYVHNSDYLSTIKQGANESLKDYMTRFAETTNEIPNLNPEVHLHAIKSSLWSKKFQETIVITKPKTLAEFRKKATTQIEIEELRAL, from the coding sequence ATGATGTTCATGAACAAAGAGTCTGACCCAATCCTATGCCGCACCTTCCCCACCTTCTTTGATGGAGCCACCCTAATCTGGTTCCCTAACCTCCCTGAAGACTCCATTTCCAACTTCAACGAGCTAACCGACCAGTTCGTCAACCATTTTGCCGCATCCAAAGTATATGTGCACAACTCTGATTATCTGAGCACCATAAAGCAAGGGGCGAACGAAAGCCTGAAGGACTACATGACCAGATTTGCTGAAACAACCAATGAGATACCCAACTTAAATCCGGAAGTCCACCTTCATGCCATAAAAAGCAGCCTCTGGTCCAAGAAGTTCCAAGAGACCATAGTCATAACAAAACCAAAAACCCTAGCCGAATTTCGAAAGAAGGCAACAACCCAAATCGAAATTGAAGAACTCCGAGCACTGTGA